The following are encoded in a window of Bremerella alba genomic DNA:
- a CDS encoding glycosyltransferase family 9 protein has protein sequence MLSPAPRILITRLSALGDTVLTLPVLCALRKAFPASQIGWVAEPAASKVLADRTDLNFLFTVEKGWLTNPTEINRLRRALSRHKFEIVLDVQGLTKSAVAGWLSGRKHQITFTRGQSRELAPNLAGVRVAPSSKYIAQRYLELLEPLGIENPTLEFQMPYDHVAHQTMASRSSVIAGGRYAVLNVGAGWFSKTWVPARFGEVAADLFMRYEMPSLLLWGSETEYQYAEQAAEAARSIAPHCVNILPKMSIAEMKETIRHASLLISGDTGPLHFGVALDTPTISLFGVTKAEYYSPCRGIHRTIQNVHQPLSSRQRRRAGNDAMQAIPTVDVLSQVDILLNMRHPKAA, from the coding sequence ATGCTATCACCTGCCCCCCGCATTCTAATCACTCGCCTCAGTGCTCTGGGAGATACGGTCCTTACGCTGCCGGTGCTGTGTGCGCTGCGCAAGGCGTTTCCCGCGTCTCAAATTGGCTGGGTGGCCGAGCCGGCCGCATCAAAGGTCTTGGCCGATCGGACCGATCTCAACTTTTTGTTTACGGTCGAAAAAGGTTGGCTGACCAATCCGACCGAAATCAACCGACTTCGCCGAGCCCTCTCGCGACATAAGTTCGAGATCGTGCTCGACGTGCAAGGCCTGACCAAGAGCGCCGTCGCAGGTTGGCTTTCCGGTCGAAAACATCAAATCACTTTCACACGCGGACAATCGCGCGAACTGGCCCCCAACTTGGCCGGAGTGCGTGTTGCTCCGTCTTCGAAATACATTGCGCAGCGATACCTGGAATTGCTCGAGCCGCTGGGTATTGAGAATCCCACGCTTGAGTTTCAGATGCCGTACGACCACGTCGCCCACCAGACGATGGCCAGCCGCTCGTCGGTCATCGCCGGCGGTCGCTATGCGGTGCTGAACGTCGGTGCCGGGTGGTTCTCGAAAACATGGGTTCCGGCCCGCTTTGGCGAGGTCGCGGCCGACCTGTTTATGCGTTACGAGATGCCAAGTTTGCTTCTGTGGGGAAGCGAGACCGAGTACCAGTACGCCGAGCAAGCGGCGGAAGCGGCTCGTTCGATCGCCCCGCACTGCGTTAATATATTGCCCAAAATGTCGATCGCGGAGATGAAAGAAACCATCCGCCATGCTTCGCTGCTCATTAGCGGTGATACGGGGCCGTTGCACTTCGGTGTGGCCCTCGATACGCCGACCATTTCCTTGTTCGGCGTGACCAAAGCAGAGTATTATAGTCCGTGTCGCGGCATCCACCGGACCATCCAAAATGTGCACCAGCCACTTTCCAGCCGCCAACGACGCCGGGCCGGAAACGACGCCATGCAGGCAATTCCGACGGTGGACGTCTTGAGTCAGGTAGACATCCTGCTCAATATGCGGCATCCTAAAGCTGCATAA
- a CDS encoding M28 family peptidase, which translates to MSSPSFTLPSDQPEQRIPLWSTLIAGMIGVVAIVVMLALNGGSDPAPPAANVNGPEDLSRYLPFDGEKAYQHLKDMCDLGPRVSGTPAMQKQQQMIEDHLTQHGATVVRQAWEVRHPETGQPVTLTNLFGRFHPERTERILLCCHYDTRPYADEDPDNPKAPFLGANDGASGAAALMELTRHLGELDTKYGIDVVFLDAEEFIFDKERDPFFLGSTYLAQRYRSADINFRYKWGILLDMVGDKDLQIYQERNSLSWQDTRPLVIDIWRVANRLNIPEFVRRPRHTINDDHVPLHDIGGIPIIDIIDFDFPSPGYGPKYWHTQQDVPENCSAASLAKVGKVVLTWLQELE; encoded by the coding sequence GTGTCTTCACCGAGCTTCACTTTGCCGTCCGATCAGCCAGAACAACGAATCCCGCTTTGGAGTACGCTCATTGCCGGAATGATTGGCGTGGTCGCGATTGTCGTGATGCTGGCCCTCAACGGTGGTAGCGACCCGGCACCTCCGGCCGCCAATGTGAACGGCCCAGAGGACCTTTCGCGATATCTTCCCTTCGACGGCGAGAAGGCCTACCAGCATCTGAAAGATATGTGCGACCTGGGGCCACGCGTTAGCGGCACCCCGGCAATGCAAAAACAGCAGCAAATGATCGAGGATCATCTGACCCAGCACGGGGCCACGGTGGTTCGGCAGGCGTGGGAGGTTCGTCACCCGGAAACAGGTCAGCCGGTCACGCTGACCAACCTGTTTGGCCGCTTTCATCCTGAACGCACCGAGCGAATCTTGCTTTGCTGCCATTACGATACCCGACCTTACGCCGACGAAGACCCCGACAATCCGAAGGCACCATTTCTGGGTGCTAACGACGGAGCAAGTGGCGCCGCGGCGCTGATGGAACTGACGCGGCACTTGGGCGAGCTCGATACCAAGTATGGCATTGATGTCGTGTTTTTGGACGCGGAAGAGTTTATCTTCGACAAAGAGCGCGATCCCTTCTTTCTCGGTTCGACCTATCTGGCCCAAAGATACCGCAGTGCCGACATCAATTTCCGCTATAAGTGGGGCATCTTGCTCGATATGGTGGGAGACAAAGATCTGCAGATTTACCAAGAGCGCAACAGTCTGTCCTGGCAAGACACGCGGCCATTGGTAATCGATATCTGGCGTGTGGCGAACCGGCTGAATATTCCGGAATTCGTTCGCCGGCCACGACATACGATCAATGACGACCATGTCCCCTTGCACGATATTGGCGGGATTCCGATCATCGATATTATCGATTTCGACTTCCCAAGTCCGGGATATGGGCCAAAATATTGGCACACGCAGCAGGACGTGCCTGAGAACTGCTCGGCAGCATCGTTGGCCAAAGTTGGTAAAGTGGTGTTAACCTGGCTGCAGGAACTCGAATAA